Proteins encoded within one genomic window of Flavobacterium sp. NG2:
- a CDS encoding cob(I)yrinic acid a,c-diamide adenosyltransferase has product MKIYTKTGDGGTTALFGGTRVPKDHIRIDSYGTVDELNSYIGLIRDQEIDTHYKQILIEIQDRLFTVGAILATPPEKEVLKNGQPRLKNLGILETDIELLENEIDTMELALPPMMHFVLPGGHSTVSYCHIARCVCRRAERLAVHLDHQEPIEPLTIQYLNRLSDYLFVLARKLTFDLNAEEVKWIPRK; this is encoded by the coding sequence ATGAAAATATACACCAAAACCGGCGACGGTGGTACCACAGCACTTTTTGGCGGAACACGCGTCCCTAAAGACCATATTCGGATTGACAGTTATGGCACGGTTGACGAGTTGAATTCCTATATTGGACTTATTCGTGACCAAGAAATAGACACTCATTACAAGCAAATCCTAATTGAAATCCAAGATCGCTTGTTTACAGTTGGTGCTATTTTGGCCACTCCACCCGAAAAGGAAGTTTTGAAAAACGGACAACCCCGATTAAAAAACCTGGGTATACTAGAAACCGACATCGAATTATTAGAAAATGAAATCGACACCATGGAACTAGCCTTGCCTCCCATGATGCATTTTGTACTGCCTGGCGGACATTCTACGGTGTCATATTGTCATATTGCACGCTGTGTTTGCCGTAGAGCCGAACGTTTAGCCGTACATTTAGACCATCAAGAACCTATTGAACCACTTACAATTCAATATCTAAACCGACTTTCTGACTACCTTTTTGTCTTGGCACGAAAGTTGACTTTTGATTTGAACGCTGAGGAAGTGAAATGGATTCCGAGAAAGTAA
- a CDS encoding ABC transporter ATP-binding protein, with translation MSQPLIKIKNIKRNFSLGDETVYVLKGIDLEINKGEYVALMGPSGSGKSTLMNLLGCLDTPTSGTYILNGKDVSKMRDNELAEIRNKEIGFVFQTFNLLPRMTALDNVALPMIYAGYSKSERKARAEAVLNQVSLADRMDHQPNQLSGGQRQRVAVARALVNKPSIILADEPTGNLDSKTSVEIMTLFNEIHANGNTVILITHEEEIAAYAHRIIRLRDGMIESDTRKEG, from the coding sequence ATGAGTCAACCTTTAATCAAAATCAAGAACATCAAACGAAACTTTAGTTTAGGCGATGAAACCGTTTATGTTTTAAAAGGCATTGATTTAGAAATCAACAAAGGTGAATATGTAGCGCTAATGGGGCCGTCGGGTTCAGGGAAATCGACTTTGATGAATCTTTTGGGTTGTTTGGACACGCCTACTTCGGGTACTTATATCTTAAATGGCAAAGATGTCAGTAAAATGAGGGATAATGAACTAGCTGAAATCCGCAATAAAGAAATAGGTTTTGTATTTCAAACTTTCAATTTATTGCCTCGAATGACAGCTTTGGACAATGTCGCTTTACCGATGATTTACGCTGGTTATTCTAAATCCGAACGAAAAGCAAGAGCCGAAGCCGTTTTAAACCAAGTAAGTCTTGCTGACCGAATGGATCATCAACCCAATCAACTTTCTGGTGGTCAACGCCAACGAGTTGCAGTAGCAAGAGCCTTGGTCAACAAACCTTCCATTATCCTTGCCGATGAACCTACAGGAAACTTAGACAGTAAAACATCAGTTGAAATCATGACCCTTTTTAACGAAATTCATGCTAACGGCAACACGGTCATTTTAATAACACACGAAGAAGAAATCGCCGCTTATGCGCATCGAATTATTCGACTACGAGATGGAATGATTGAGAGTGACACAAGAAAAGAAGGTTAA
- a CDS encoding SDR family NAD(P)-dependent oxidoreductase: MQEEQVTERTITAEEIDRCIAILSQLNTDTDQIFDIPKEQRTALIKAAGQFSRPDREELLRRKKDGKAVAKRKQEKRDRTARKETGIRHAREASVFVAPLLLASTDLANKEALELETPRNCYVCKTPFTKMHHFYDSMCTDCGDFNYAKRFQTADVQGQIAVVTGSRLKIGYHITLMLLRGGATVVATTRFPVDSALRFAKEPDFKDWEDRLKIHGLDLRHIPSVEIFCNFIEQKYGRLDILINNAAQTVRRPSGFYTHLMENEERPIASLPIQAQTLLLDHLDCLDELKVLTSSISSNQNMPVTWHGPEPGIGLRASAQLSQIPYSFDKALVTNEVFPEGELDADLQQVDLRKTNSWRLKLGQIETTEMIEVQLVNSVAPFVLCNRLSELMKKDNTGKKHIINVSAMEGKFYRDFKEARHPHTNMAKAALNMLTHTAAGELAKVGIFMNAVDTGWVTDEDPAELAKRKQEQEDFQPPLDIVDGAARVMDPLFDGINSGKHWRGKFLKDYNPIAW; the protein is encoded by the coding sequence ATGCAGGAAGAACAAGTAACAGAAAGAACAATCACAGCAGAAGAAATTGACCGTTGTATTGCTATTCTCTCCCAATTAAATACAGATACCGACCAGATTTTTGATATTCCCAAAGAACAACGAACGGCTTTAATCAAAGCGGCAGGTCAGTTTTCACGTCCTGATCGTGAGGAGCTTTTGCGTCGAAAGAAAGATGGAAAAGCAGTTGCCAAGCGCAAACAAGAAAAACGCGATAGAACAGCCCGAAAAGAAACAGGAATTCGCCATGCTCGTGAGGCTTCGGTCTTTGTGGCTCCTCTATTATTAGCTTCGACTGATTTGGCAAACAAAGAAGCATTAGAGTTAGAGACCCCACGTAATTGTTATGTGTGCAAAACACCTTTTACTAAGATGCATCATTTTTACGATTCGATGTGTACGGATTGTGGTGATTTTAATTATGCCAAACGTTTTCAAACGGCCGATGTACAAGGGCAAATTGCAGTAGTTACAGGTTCTCGATTAAAGATAGGGTATCATATTACTTTGATGTTGTTGCGTGGCGGTGCTACAGTTGTTGCGACCACTCGCTTTCCTGTCGATTCGGCTTTGCGTTTTGCTAAAGAACCTGATTTTAAAGACTGGGAAGATCGTTTGAAAATTCACGGTTTGGATTTAAGACATATTCCAAGTGTGGAAATCTTTTGTAATTTCATCGAACAAAAATACGGTCGTTTAGATATATTGATTAATAATGCTGCGCAAACAGTGCGTCGTCCTTCAGGTTTTTATACGCACTTGATGGAAAATGAAGAACGTCCTATTGCCTCTTTACCAATACAAGCCCAAACGTTATTATTAGACCATTTGGATTGCTTGGATGAATTGAAAGTCTTAACTTCTAGTATTTCTTCGAATCAAAATATGCCAGTTACTTGGCATGGACCCGAACCAGGAATTGGACTGAGAGCTTCGGCACAGTTATCTCAGATTCCGTATTCATTTGATAAAGCTTTGGTAACTAATGAAGTTTTTCCAGAAGGAGAACTTGATGCTGACTTGCAACAAGTTGATTTGCGAAAGACCAACAGTTGGCGCTTGAAATTAGGACAAATAGAAACTACGGAGATGATTGAGGTACAGTTGGTGAATTCGGTTGCGCCTTTTGTTTTATGTAATCGTTTGTCGGAATTGATGAAAAAAGACAACACCGGTAAAAAGCATATCATCAACGTTTCAGCGATGGAAGGGAAGTTTTACCGTGATTTTAAAGAAGCCCGTCATCCTCATACGAATATGGCTAAGGCGGCTTTGAATATGTTAACGCATACTGCTGCAGGTGAATTGGCTAAAGTCGGAATCTTTATGAACGCAGTAGATACAGGTTGGGTTACCGACGAAGATCCTGCCGAATTAGCTAAAAGAAAACAAGAACAAGAAGATTTTCAACCGCCATTAGATATTGTAGATGGAGCAGCAAGAGTCATGGATCCTTTGTTCGACGGAATCAATTCTGGGAAGCATTGGCGCGGTAAATTCTTGAAGGATTATAACCCGATTGCTTGGTAG
- a CDS encoding O-methyltransferase — MLFQIKSYLQFLWHSKNEHAVHSPFVFLLITKCFYDTKPKADYTILKNYRQSLLENKNTIEVTDFGAGSKVFKSNQRQIAQIAKTAGISPKRAQLLYRIAAYFQPETILELGTSLGLATSALALGNPKATITSLEGCPNTMAIAKKQLQQFNLNNVNTVVTEFGTYFDNLKLETLNFKLIYFDGNHSKKATLDYFERLLPTVHNDTVWIFDDIHWSAEMEEAWKEIKNHPKVKVTIDTYQWGLVFFRYEQPKQHFIIRT, encoded by the coding sequence ATGTTATTCCAAATCAAATCCTATTTACAGTTCCTTTGGCATTCTAAAAACGAACACGCTGTGCACTCCCCTTTTGTGTTTCTTTTGATTACCAAATGTTTTTACGATACAAAACCAAAAGCTGATTACACCATTTTAAAGAACTACCGCCAGTCTCTCTTAGAAAATAAAAACACCATTGAGGTAACCGACTTTGGTGCGGGTTCGAAAGTTTTCAAATCCAACCAACGTCAGATTGCTCAAATTGCTAAAACAGCTGGAATTAGTCCAAAACGTGCACAATTGCTGTATCGAATAGCAGCCTATTTTCAGCCGGAAACGATTCTGGAATTAGGCACTTCATTAGGATTAGCAACTTCTGCATTGGCTTTAGGGAATCCTAAGGCAACCATCACCAGCTTAGAAGGCTGCCCAAATACGATGGCAATTGCAAAAAAACAATTACAACAATTCAATTTGAATAATGTAAATACTGTTGTGACTGAATTTGGTACCTATTTCGACAACTTGAAACTTGAAACCTTAAACTTTAAACTTATTTACTTCGATGGCAATCATTCTAAAAAAGCAACCTTAGATTACTTTGAGCGGTTGTTACCAACAGTTCATAATGATACAGTTTGGATTTTTGACGACATTCATTGGTCAGCCGAAATGGAGGAAGCTTGGAAAGAAATCAAAAACCATCCGAAAGTTAAAGTTACCATTGACACTTATCAATGGGGATTGGTTTTCTTTAGATACGAACAGCCCAAACAGCATTTTATCATTCGGACGTAG
- a CDS encoding DUF2795 domain-containing protein has translation MYWTLELASYLSDAPWPANKDELIDYAIRAGAPLEVVENLQSIEDEGEIYESMEEIWPDYPTDEDYLWNEDEY, from the coding sequence ATGTATTGGACATTAGAATTAGCATCCTATCTAAGTGATGCACCGTGGCCTGCTAACAAAGACGAACTTATTGACTACGCTATACGTGCTGGAGCACCACTAGAAGTGGTAGAAAACCTACAGTCTATTGAAGACGAAGGCGAGATATACGAATCGATGGAAGAAATTTGGCCTGATTATCCTACTGACGAAGATTATCTTTGGAATGAGGACGAATATTAA